ATCCGCGGCTGAAGGCGGCCAATATGGTCCCAAGCTGGTAGCCGCTCTCAGGCGGCGCGCGGCAGGGTCGTGGCGAAAAGGGAGGCGCGGATGACGCGCTTCCACTCATCGAGCATACGCCGCGCCAAGGCCTCCTCGCTGACGGCGGCAAGCCGGATGACGGCGCCGATCAGGTGGCTGAATAGGTAAGTGCGCGCATACATTTCTTCGTCGCAAAGGTCGGGAGCCAGCTGACGCACGGCGTCATGGAAGATGCCGGCGACGTGACCGCTGTGCTCGATATTCAACTGCAGCAGATCCTGATCGGTCTCCGTTCCCATCCAGACACCGAGATAGACGGGATCGTTGTGGTAGGAATCGTAATACCAGTCGATGGTGGCGCAGACGACGTCCTGCGCCTGGTCGAGTGACTGAACGTCGGCAAACATCGCCGCCATCTTCGCCTGGATCGCCGAGGCGTGCTGGTCGAACAGGGCTTTGACGATCGCCGCCTTCTCCGGGAAATACTGGTAGACCGAACCGATCGGCACCTTGGCGGCGATGGCGAGTTCCGTCATCCGCATGGCGCTGACGCCCTTTTCGGCGATGATCTTGGCGGCGGCGGCGAGAATAAGGTCCAGCCTCTGGATGCTGCGCTCCTGCTTCGGCTTCCTGCGCAAGCCGATCCGATCCATGCTTTCCGCGCCCATGTCGTTCCCATTCTTTTTGTTCGCGCCGGAAGGCATGACATGCAGGTCTTCATCGGCCGTAAATGGAAACACTCGCATTTTAACGACCGGCAAAAGCGTATGAAAAACGGGGCTCTACGGCATTATGCTGCAACTCAAAGTGTTGCAATGTCCTTACGCGCCTGAAAAGACGCGGGAGCGCTGCAATGCATCTCGTATTTAAATCGGGACGTTTCTAGAATTTCACCGACAGCGCCGCTTTAACCCCATGCTGCTGCGCGTTATCGGCAATCTGGCCGGAATAGGCGATGCCGAGGATGGCGCTTCCGGTGAGGTCGAAGTCGAGCCCGGCGTCGAGAACCAAGGCGTTCTCTGCCACCGGCACGCCGGCGACGGTGAACGCGTCGCCTCCGGCAAAAGCCTGCGTCGACAGCGGAACGATGTCGCCGGCGGCGTGCCGCCAGCCTGACATGCCGCGCAGGGTGGCGTTCGTCTCACCCAGGCGGATCTCCATTTCAGCATGCAGCCCAAGCGTGGTGATCGTGGTGTTGGTCATGCGGCTGGAGCTGTGGAGCGCAGCCGCCCCGCCCTCTTCGGTGAAACCCGCCGTTCGAATACCCACATGAGCGAGATTGACGAAGGGCTCGAAAGAGGCCGCCGCCGTATCAAACTGATAGCCCAGCTCCGCAAATGCCTGCAGCGTGCCGGCATTATAGCTCGCCTCCAGCCTGTCCTCGAAGCTTCCGATGGCGACGCGGCGGCTGGTTTCGATCTCATGCCATGTGTGAGCGACGCCGGAGCGGAAGGCGAGACCGCCCCATTGCGTACCGGCGTAAAGGCCGAGATGATAATCGTCGCTCGATCCCGATGAGCTTCGATGCCGCGGATCGAATTGGGAATTGCTGTAACCGGCCATCAGGCCGAGCCTGACGTCATCGAACATGGCGTCGACGCCGGCGAGAAACCCGCCGGTCTGGTGGTTGAGGGTGGCGGCATTGCCGTCCGTGCGTGTCTCGCTTGCGCCGCCAAAGGCCGTGCTCCAGAAAACCGGCGCGTCCGAAGGATCGGCAGCGATGAGTTCCGGACCGCCCGGCCAGAAAGCCTGAATCGGGATTACGCCGGCACCGGCATCGCCGAACGCGGAACGCAGGCGCTCGTTGGCGGCCTCGCGGACAAAGAGGCTTTGCGTGATCAGCGCGGTTTTTAGCGAGGCATGAATTTCACCGGAAAGCGCGTCGTAACTCGCCTGGATCAACGGCTCGTCATCGGGCAATGTGACGATGGCATCGTAGATATCGTTGCCAGTTCCGAGATTCTCTGCAGCCTCTGCCGCGGCAATCTGGTTGC
The nucleotide sequence above comes from Rhizobium indicum. Encoded proteins:
- a CDS encoding TetR family transcriptional regulator, giving the protein MGAESMDRIGLRRKPKQERSIQRLDLILAAAAKIIAEKGVSAMRMTELAIAAKVPIGSVYQYFPEKAAIVKALFDQHASAIQAKMAAMFADVQSLDQAQDVVCATIDWYYDSYHNDPVYLGVWMGTETDQDLLQLNIEHSGHVAGIFHDAVRQLAPDLCDEEMYARTYLFSHLIGAVIRLAAVSEEALARRMLDEWKRVIRASLFATTLPRAA